In Streptomyces sp. 840.1, one DNA window encodes the following:
- the aspS gene encoding aspartate--tRNA ligase: protein MHRYRSHTCGELRASDVGTDVRLSGWLHNRRDLGGILFIDLRDHYGLVQLVARPGTPGNDALAKLTKETVVRIDGKVSARGADNVNPELPTGEIEIEVTAVEVLGEAAPLPFTINAEDGVNEERRLEYRFLDLRRERMHRNIMLRSSVIASIRSKMVALGFNEMATPILTATSPEGARDFVVPSRLNPGKFYALPQAPQQFKQLLMISGFDRYFQIAPCFRDEDARADRSPGEFYQLDVEMSFVEQEDVFRPIEKLMTELFEEFGNGRHVTSPFPRIPFRESMLKYGNDKPDLRAKLELVDISDVFADSEFKAFAGKHVRALPVPDTAGQSRKFFDGLGDYAVEHGAKGLAWVRVGEDGKLAGPIAKFLTETDVKTLTERLSLVPGHAVFFGAGEFDEVSKIMSVVRVEAAKRAGHFEDGVFRFCWIVDFPMYEKDEDTGKIDFSHNPFSMPQGGLRDLEEKDPLDILAWQYDIVCNGIELSSGAIRNHEPELMIKAFEIAGYDRETVEHEFAGMLKAFRLGAPPHGGIAPGVDRIVMLLADEPNIRETIAFPLNGNAQDLMMGAPTVLDETRLRELNIQLRKPVASAKDATEK, encoded by the coding sequence ATGCATCGGTACAGGTCCCACACCTGCGGCGAGCTCCGCGCCTCTGACGTCGGCACCGACGTCCGGCTGAGCGGCTGGCTGCACAATCGCCGAGACCTGGGTGGCATCCTCTTCATCGATCTGCGCGACCACTACGGTCTGGTGCAGCTCGTCGCCCGCCCCGGCACCCCCGGCAACGACGCCCTGGCGAAGCTCACCAAGGAGACCGTCGTCCGGATCGACGGCAAGGTCTCCGCCCGCGGCGCCGACAACGTCAACCCGGAGCTCCCGACCGGCGAGATCGAGATCGAGGTCACCGCGGTGGAGGTGCTGGGCGAGGCCGCCCCGCTGCCCTTCACGATCAACGCCGAGGACGGCGTCAACGAGGAGCGGCGCCTGGAGTACCGCTTCCTCGACCTGCGCCGCGAGCGCATGCACCGCAACATCATGCTGCGCTCCTCCGTGATCGCCTCGATCCGCTCCAAGATGGTGGCCCTCGGCTTCAACGAGATGGCGACGCCGATCCTCACCGCGACCTCCCCCGAGGGCGCGCGTGACTTCGTGGTCCCGTCCCGGCTGAACCCCGGCAAGTTCTACGCGCTGCCGCAGGCCCCGCAGCAGTTCAAGCAGCTGCTGATGATCTCCGGCTTCGACCGCTACTTCCAGATCGCGCCCTGCTTCCGCGACGAGGACGCCCGCGCGGACCGTTCGCCCGGCGAGTTCTACCAGCTCGACGTCGAGATGTCCTTCGTCGAGCAGGAGGACGTCTTCCGCCCGATCGAGAAGCTGATGACCGAGCTCTTCGAGGAGTTCGGCAACGGCCGCCACGTCACCTCGCCGTTCCCGCGCATCCCGTTCCGCGAGTCGATGCTGAAGTACGGCAACGACAAGCCGGACCTGCGCGCCAAGCTGGAGCTCGTCGACATCTCCGACGTCTTCGCGGACTCGGAGTTCAAGGCCTTCGCCGGCAAGCACGTCCGCGCGCTGCCGGTGCCGGACACCGCGGGCCAGTCCCGGAAGTTCTTCGACGGCCTCGGTGACTACGCCGTCGAGCACGGCGCCAAGGGCCTCGCCTGGGTGCGCGTCGGCGAGGACGGCAAGCTGGCGGGCCCGATCGCCAAGTTCCTCACCGAGACGGACGTCAAGACCCTCACCGAGCGGCTCTCCCTCGTCCCCGGCCACGCCGTGTTCTTCGGCGCCGGCGAGTTCGACGAGGTCTCCAAGATCATGTCGGTCGTCCGCGTCGAGGCCGCCAAGCGCGCCGGGCACTTCGAGGACGGCGTCTTCCGGTTCTGCTGGATCGTCGACTTCCCGATGTACGAGAAGGACGAGGACACCGGGAAGATCGACTTCTCGCACAACCCCTTCTCGATGCCCCAGGGCGGTCTGCGGGACCTGGAGGAGAAGGACCCGCTGGACATCCTCGCCTGGCAGTACGACATCGTCTGCAACGGCATCGAGCTGTCCTCCGGCGCCATCCGTAACCACGAGCCCGAGCTGATGATCAAGGCCTTCGAGATCGCCGGCTACGACCGCGAGACCGTGGAGCACGAGTTCGCCGGCATGCTCAAGGCCTTCCGCCTCGGCGCCCCGCCGCACGGTGGCATCGCCCCGGGTGTCGACCGCATCGTGATGCTGCTGGCCGACGAGCCCAACATCCGCGAGACGATCGCCTTCCCGCTGAACGGCAACGCCCAGGACCTGATGATGGGCGCGCCCACGGTGCTGGACGAGACCCGGCTGCGCGAGCTGAACATCCAGCTCCGCAAGCCGGTCGCCTCCGCGAAGGACGCCACAGAGAAGTAG
- a CDS encoding L,D-transpeptidase family protein: MPVPRSSVPLRLPYVVCAVLTLLLAGCATDGIAGRSEIGTLTKTTGAPGPPGAAASVAPPVPPPAPPREIPGLGPRTRAAIPAGTRQAFVVTGESADSNRSTAVLYTRDGPTADWRAAMAPWPAHNALNGWTGEHWEGDLRSPVGVFTLTAAGGRLDPPATAFPYDLSPDFKVEGEGFHGEPLEGSFDYVVAIDYNRLPGTSPLDHTRPLGAERGGGIWIHVDHGGPTQGCVSLTEDRMKELLGLLDPAEEPVVVMGDAASLSS, encoded by the coding sequence GTGCCCGTGCCCCGTTCGAGCGTTCCTCTGCGGCTCCCGTACGTCGTGTGCGCCGTGCTCACCCTCCTGCTGGCCGGGTGCGCCACGGACGGCATCGCCGGCAGGAGCGAGATCGGCACCCTGACGAAGACCACGGGCGCCCCGGGCCCGCCGGGAGCGGCTGCGTCCGTCGCCCCGCCCGTACCGCCGCCGGCCCCGCCGCGCGAGATCCCCGGGCTCGGGCCGCGGACCAGGGCGGCGATCCCCGCCGGTACCCGCCAGGCGTTCGTCGTCACCGGCGAGTCCGCGGACTCCAACCGCTCCACCGCCGTGCTCTACACCCGCGACGGCCCCACCGCGGACTGGCGGGCGGCCATGGCGCCCTGGCCCGCCCACAACGCCCTGAACGGCTGGACGGGCGAGCACTGGGAGGGCGACCTGCGTTCACCCGTCGGCGTCTTCACGCTGACCGCGGCCGGCGGCCGCCTCGACCCCCCGGCCACGGCGTTCCCGTACGACCTGAGCCCCGACTTCAAGGTGGAGGGCGAGGGCTTCCACGGGGAGCCGCTGGAGGGCTCCTTCGACTACGTCGTCGCCATCGACTACAACCGCCTCCCCGGCACCTCCCCCCTGGACCACACCCGCCCGCTCGGCGCGGAGCGCGGCGGCGGCATCTGGATCCACGTCGACCACGGCGGCCCCACCCAGGGCTGCGTCTCGCTCACCGAGGACCGGATGAAGGAACTGCTGGGCCTCCTCGACCCGGCCGAGGAGCCCGTCGTCG